One stretch of Miscanthus floridulus cultivar M001 chromosome 18, ASM1932011v1, whole genome shotgun sequence DNA includes these proteins:
- the LOC136520654 gene encoding nuclear pore complex protein NUP98A-like isoform X4 yields MFGSTNPFGQSSTSPFGQTSFGTPQGFGQSSIAANNPFAPKPFGSPTTTFGAQTGSSLFATTSTGAFGQQQSTPTFGTTSTGAFGQQQSTPTFGTPSSSPFGSSTPAFGASPTPAFGATPSGSLFGQKPSFGGFGSSHSQSGPFGSTFQQTQPTFGSSTFGSSTTPAFGTTTTPAFGTTTPAFGTTTTPAFSASTTPAFGSTSTSLFGASSTPAFGSTAFGTSSTGFGTSGTTAFGVSSTTPGFGSSNTPSFGTSASAFSFGSSPSFGQTPVSSGSTPFGTTPSPFGAPAPAFGSQTAAPAFGQPQFANQAGGTRIKPYSQTPDVDSATSGTQPAAKLDSISAMPEYKDKSHEELRWEDYQRGDKGGPNTSGTPAVAPSFPSSMPQNAFVSTSNPNPFNQPATNPFSTNNLFAPKPASTITSPFSTSSFNNVSVTSSSPFTSSSSTTMFGQTGVSTFPANNSPSLFGNTNPAPSTSSLFGTSMTNNSSPFGTGSSLANTRSAPLFSSAFAQQTSSTPAFSSGSLFGSTNPGGLFSSSGPSLFPTPSPPGQTSNIFSFQPAIQPASTGGFPGFSNTTNQALMGQPTPSQSSMVMQPAPVSNPFGTLPAMPQMSIGNGGSSPSVQYGISSLPVAEKPLPSRSLSMAVPRHLSQRRIKLLPRKYNPISDSKVPFFADDEESPATPKADAFFIPRENPRNLVIRPIEQWPSRRETDRQSTLKNATDLNKYEDVSTESERGKSAMSPSIRPPAVENGNQHEARAMVQHGNGNVTSVERLLPKLPRAYYFTEPSIEEIAAKERAEAGYCGRVRDFVVGRHGYGSIKFLGETDLRCLDLESIVEFNNREVIVYKDDNKKPPVGEGLNKAAEVTLLNIKCVNKKTGEQYYEGARVERYREMLVKKAEEQGAEFVSFDAAKGEWKFRVKHFSAYGLW; encoded by the exons ATGTTCGGCTCCACCAACC CATTCGGGCAGTCGTCCACCAGCCCATTTGGCCAGACCTCATTTGGAACTCCGCAGGGATTCGGCCAGTCTTCCATTGCTGCCAACAATCCCTTTGCCCCAAAACCGTTTGGCAGCCCAACGACAACTTTTGGGGCACAGACTGGAAGCTCGCTCTTTGCAACTACATCCACTGGTGCCTTTGGCCAGCAGCAATCCACTCCCACATTTGGCACAACATCTACTGGTGCCTTTGGCCAGCAGCAATCCACTCCCACATTTGGCACCCCATCCTCCTCTCCGTTTGGGAGCTCCACACCAGCCTTTGGCGCATCCCCCACTCCTGCCTTTGGTGCCACACCCTCTG GATCTTTGTTCGGACAGAAGCCAAGTTTTGGGGGTTTTGGGTCATCTCATAGCCAGTCAGGTCCTTTTGGTAGCACGTTCCAGCAAACACAACCAACATTTGGCAGCAGCACTTTTGGTTCATCAACTACGCCGGCGTTTGGTACCACGACTACGCCTGCATTTGGCACAACTACGCCAGCCTTTGGCACCACAACTACACCTGCCTTCAGTGCATCGACTACCCCAGCATTTGGTTCAACATCAACATCTTTATTTGGTGCTTCTAGCACACCAGCATTTGGTTCTACAGCCTTTGGTACATCTTCTACTGGTTTTGGAACTTCAGGGACTACAGCATTTGGTGTAAGTAGTACTACTCCAGGTTTTGGATCTTCAAACACACCTTCATTTGGCACATCAGCTAGCGCATTCAGTTTTGGTTCTTCACCATCTTTTGGACAAACACCAGTTTCCTCTGGTAGCACTCCCTTTGGAACAACTCCGTCACCTTTCGGTGCACCAGCTCCTGCATTTG GCTCACAGACAGCAGCGCCAGCTTTTGGACAACCACAATTTGCTAATCAGGCTGGAGGAACCAGAATAAAACCTTATTCTCAAACACCAGATGTTGACAGTGCTACTAGTGGTACTCAGCCTGCTGCAAAACTTGATTCCATATCAGCAATGCCTGAATACAAAGACAAGAGTCATGAAGAATTGAGGTGGGAAGACTACCAGCGTGGAGACAAGG GTGGACCAAACACTTCTGGAACTCCAGCAGTGGCACCTAGCTTTCCATCATCAATGCCACAGAATGCTTTTGTTTCGACAAGCAATCCCAATCCATTTAACCAGCCTGCGACAAACCCATTTTCAACAAACAATCTATTTGCTCCTAAGCCTGCTTCAACTATTACTTCACCATTCAGCACCTCATCATTTAACAATGTATCAGTTACAAGTTCGAGCCCATTCACATCATCCAGTAGTACCACAATGTTTGGGCAAACAGGTGTTTCTACATTTCCAGCAAATAATTCGCCATCATTATTTGGAAATACCAATCCTGCTCCTTCTACATCGTCATTATTTGGCACATCAATGACGAATAATTCAAGTCCATTCGGCACTGGCTCATCGTTGGCTAACACTCGGTCAGCCCCACTATTTTCATCAGCATTTGCTCAACAGACATCAAGTACACCGGCTTTCTCCTCTGGGAGCCTATTTGGGTCAACTAATCCTGGTGGTCTGTTTAGCAGTAGCGGTCCTTCACTTTTTCCAACA CCATCTCCCCCTGGTCAAACTTCTAACATATTCTCCTTCCAACCTGCAATTCAACCAG CTTCTACAGGTGGATTCCCTGGTTTTTCCAACACTACGAATCAGGCCTTGATGGGACAGCC AACTCCTAGCCAGTCCAGTATGGTCATGCAGCCTGCTCCTGTTTCAAATCCATTTGGGACGCTTCCAGCAATGCCTCAGATGTCCATTGGGAATGGTGGATCTTCACCTTCAGTTCAATATGGAATATCAAGTTTGCCA GTTGCTGAGAAGCCTCTTCCAAGTAGATCATTGTCCATGGCGGTTCCTAGGCATTTGTCACAGAGAAGGATAAAACTGCTCCCAAGAAAATATAATCCAATATCTGATAGCAAG GTTCCATTctttgctgatgatgaagaatctCCAGCAACACCGAAGGCGGATGCTTTTTTCATCCCTAGAGAGAACCCAAGGAATCTGGTAATTCGTCCAATTGAGCAGTGGCCTTCGCGGAGAGAAACTGACCGGCAATCGACTTTGAAGAATGCCACTGATTTGAACAAATATGAAG ATGTTTCCACTGAAAGTGAGCGTGGTAAGTCTGCCATGTCACCAAGCATCAGGCCTCCTGCAGTGGAAAATGGCAATCAGCATGAGGCCAGGGCCATGGTTCAGCATGGGAATGGAAATGTTACTTCAGTCGAGAGGTTGTTGCCTAAGCTTCCACGTGCATATTACTTCACAGAGCCTAGTATAGAGGAGATTGCGGCCAAAGAACGTGCGGAGGCAGGCTACTGTGGCCGGGTGAGGGACTTTGTCGTGGGGCGACATGGCTACGGTAGCATCAAGTTTCTGGGGGAGACGGACTTGAGGTGCCTGGATCTGGAGTCAATCGTGGAGTTCAACAACCGGGAGGTGATTGTGTACAAGGACGACAACAAGAAGCCCCCTGTGGGTGAGGGGCTGAACAAGGCCGCGGAGGTGACTCTACTGAACATCAAGTGCGTAAACAAGAAGACCGGGGAGCAGTACTACGAGGGGGCAAGGGTGGAGAGGTACAGGGAGATGCTGGTGAAGAAGGCGGAGGAGCAGGGCGCAGAGTTTGTGTCCTTCGATGCTGCCAAGGGAGAGTGGAAGTTCAGGGTGAAGCACTTCAGCGCCTATGGGCTTTGGTGA